The Bacillus xiapuensis genome window below encodes:
- a CDS encoding murein hydrolase activator EnvC family protein: protein MKKRVGLTVALATSLSIGSSLGMTAEQALAANVSDLENRQSQLENKRSAVQQSINEKSQKILELRSQQSKLTKELEKLDKAITKAATSIREKQEEVAKTKKDIEKLKKEIKQLKEQIAERNVVLKQRARSLQENGGSASYIDVLLGAKSFGDFINRATAATKLVNADKEILEDQEKDKKKLEKSEKEVEKKLNGLEEMLEELEQSKAGLEEKKSIKDRVMQQVSKEQKDAYNQKLSLEEERELLASQEAAIKASLASEKARIAKEQRERAARASAPKASAGSSSEGSGSSDGSPAVQRSNDAPAVSGGSFMRPAQGIVSSGYGMRSLGNHKGIDIANTVSVPIVAAADGQVIRSYYSNSYGNAIFISHNINGKVYTTVYAHMSERVVQGGSVSKGQVIGYMGNTGQSTGQHLHFEIHEGPWTVSKQHAVDPRKYVNF, encoded by the coding sequence TTGAAGAAACGCGTGGGTCTTACGGTAGCTTTAGCTACTTCACTTAGCATCGGAAGTTCATTAGGAATGACAGCGGAGCAAGCTTTGGCCGCGAATGTATCTGATCTTGAAAATCGTCAAAGCCAACTGGAGAATAAACGTTCAGCTGTGCAGCAGAGCATCAATGAAAAAAGCCAAAAGATTTTGGAGTTGCGCAGCCAGCAGAGCAAGCTGACTAAAGAGTTAGAAAAGCTGGATAAAGCCATTACCAAGGCAGCCACCAGCATTCGCGAGAAGCAAGAGGAAGTTGCTAAGACAAAAAAAGATATTGAAAAGCTGAAGAAAGAAATTAAACAGCTGAAAGAGCAAATTGCCGAACGGAATGTCGTTTTAAAACAGCGCGCCCGTTCGCTTCAGGAAAACGGAGGGTCTGCCAGCTATATTGATGTGCTGCTTGGAGCGAAAAGCTTCGGTGATTTCATCAATCGGGCCACAGCCGCAACAAAGCTTGTCAATGCCGATAAAGAGATTCTAGAAGATCAGGAAAAGGATAAAAAGAAGCTTGAAAAAAGCGAAAAAGAAGTCGAGAAGAAGCTGAACGGCCTTGAAGAGATGCTTGAAGAGCTTGAACAATCCAAAGCGGGTCTGGAAGAGAAAAAGTCGATTAAAGACCGCGTGATGCAGCAAGTCTCTAAAGAGCAAAAGGACGCATATAATCAAAAGTTGAGCCTTGAAGAGGAACGGGAGCTGCTGGCTTCTCAAGAAGCAGCTATTAAAGCTTCGCTTGCTTCAGAGAAAGCGCGGATAGCGAAGGAACAACGGGAGCGGGCAGCGCGTGCCAGCGCGCCAAAAGCAAGCGCCGGCTCATCGTCTGAAGGTTCAGGTTCATCTGATGGGTCGCCTGCTGTTCAGCGCTCGAATGATGCCCCGGCTGTTTCTGGAGGCAGCTTTATGCGGCCAGCTCAAGGAATCGTTTCTTCCGGATATGGCATGAGAAGTCTTGGCAACCATAAAGGCATCGATATCGCCAACACCGTCAGCGTGCCAATTGTGGCCGCTGCGGATGGACAGGTGATTCGCTCTTATTATTCCAATTCCTATGGAAATGCGATTTTCATCTCCCACAATATTAATGGCAAGGTATATACGACGGTATACGCTCATATGTCTGAACGTGTTGTTCAGGGCGGAAGCGTCTCTAAGGGCCAAGTCATCGGCTACATGGGAAATACAGGACAATCAACCGGTCAGCATTTACACTTTGAGATTCACGAAGGACCATGGACAGTGTCTAAACAACACGCCGTGGATCCCCGCAAATATGTAAACTTTTAA
- the ftsX gene encoding permease-like cell division protein FtsX gives MKSNTIRRHFRESFKNLRRNGWMTFAAISAVTVTLLLVGVFLVVMLNMNKVASDIENDVEVRVHIDLNTTDEEQAALKQQLKNLPEVKSVAYSSKEQELQNLIEDLGKDFSTFKQDNPLYDVFIVKTKRPADTPKVAKKVMKLDFVEDAIYGEKKVEKLFNFIHTSRNVGLVLIIGLLFTAMFLISNTIKMTIFARRKEIEIMKLVGATNWFIRWPFLLEGLWLGLLGSLLPIAAVAIGYYYTAEAIAARMQGHFIQLLDYFPFTLQISSILLLIGAFIGMWGSMMSVRKFLKV, from the coding sequence ATGAAATCTAATACGATCCGTCGCCATTTTCGGGAAAGCTTTAAAAATCTGCGGCGCAACGGCTGGATGACATTTGCCGCCATCTCTGCCGTTACAGTGACGTTACTGCTGGTTGGCGTATTCTTAGTCGTTATGCTGAACATGAATAAAGTGGCTTCCGATATTGAAAATGATGTCGAAGTCCGAGTGCATATTGATTTAAATACGACGGATGAGGAGCAGGCTGCGCTGAAGCAGCAGCTGAAGAATCTGCCTGAAGTCAAAAGTGTCGCGTATTCTTCTAAGGAACAAGAGCTGCAGAATTTGATTGAAGATCTCGGCAAGGACTTCTCCACATTTAAGCAGGACAACCCTTTATACGACGTATTTATTGTCAAAACGAAGCGTCCGGCTGACACGCCGAAGGTTGCGAAGAAAGTCATGAAGCTCGATTTTGTGGAAGATGCGATTTACGGAGAAAAGAAAGTCGAAAAACTATTTAATTTCATTCATACAAGCCGCAATGTCGGCCTAGTATTAATCATTGGTTTGCTGTTTACGGCGATGTTTTTAATTTCCAATACGATTAAAATGACGATTTTTGCCCGCCGCAAAGAAATTGAGATTATGAAATTGGTAGGAGCGACCAATTGGTTTATTCGCTGGCCATTTTTGCTGGAAGGCTTATGGCTTGGTCTGCTCGGTTCACTGCTGCCGATTGCCGCCGTCGCCATCGGTTACTACTACACAGCCGAAGCGATAGCCGCCCGCATGCAAGGGCATTTCATCCAGTTGCTGGATTACTTTCCATTCACGCTTCAAATCAGCAGCATTCTCTTGCTGATCGGCGCTTTTATCGGCATGTGGGGAAGCATGATGTCTGTGCGCAAGTTTTTAAAAGTTTAA
- the ftsE gene encoding cell division ATP-binding protein FtsE, translating to MIDMKGVTKKYPNGVTALHDIDVSIKQGEFLYVVGPSGAGKSTFIKMMYREEKPTNGKIVVNGINLSTLKNKDVPFLRRQVGVVFQDFKLLPTLTVYENVAFAMEVIEESPDKIKKRVMEVLDLVGLKNKARMLPDELSGGEQQRVSIARSIVNKPKVVIADEPTGNLDPETSWDIMSIFQEINGQGTTLVMATHNKEIVNTIRHRVLAIESGRIVRDEQRGDYGYEI from the coding sequence ATGATAGATATGAAAGGTGTGACAAAGAAGTATCCCAATGGCGTAACGGCTCTGCATGATATTGATGTGTCAATTAAACAGGGCGAATTCTTGTACGTAGTCGGGCCGAGCGGCGCAGGAAAATCAACCTTCATTAAGATGATGTACCGCGAAGAAAAGCCAACGAACGGGAAAATTGTCGTTAACGGGATCAATTTGTCTACATTAAAAAACAAAGACGTGCCATTTTTGCGCCGGCAAGTCGGAGTGGTTTTTCAGGATTTCAAGCTGCTTCCTACCTTAACGGTGTACGAAAACGTGGCGTTTGCGATGGAAGTTATTGAAGAAAGTCCAGACAAGATAAAAAAGCGAGTGATGGAAGTGCTTGATCTCGTCGGTCTGAAGAATAAAGCGAGAATGCTTCCGGACGAATTGTCAGGGGGAGAGCAGCAGCGCGTATCGATCGCTCGTTCCATTGTCAATAAACCGAAAGTTGTGATTGCTGATGAGCCGACTGGGAATCTTGATCCAGAGACCTCTTGGGATATTATGAGTATCTTTCAGGAAATTAATGGACAGGGAACGACGCTGGTGATGGCTACGCATAATAAAGAGATCGTCAACACGATTCGCCATCGGGTGCTGGCAATAGAAAGCGGGCGCATCGTTCGGGATGAACAGCGGGGTGATTACGGCTATGAAATCTAA
- the cccB gene encoding cytochrome c551: MKFKKSLLALLMGSSVALAACGGGDEGANKPKEDNNNAGKETAAADGEAVYKQSCVSCHGENLEGSVGPALDKIGSKMSEQEIRDVIKKGQGSMPPNVVEGAEADAVAKWLAEKK; this comes from the coding sequence ATGAAATTCAAGAAATCATTGCTAGCCCTGTTAATGGGATCTTCCGTTGCGCTGGCAGCATGCGGCGGCGGAGACGAAGGCGCGAATAAGCCAAAGGAAGATAACAATAACGCGGGCAAGGAAACAGCAGCAGCCGATGGAGAAGCTGTATATAAGCAAAGTTGTGTCAGCTGTCACGGTGAAAACCTTGAAGGCAGCGTAGGTCCTGCTTTAGATAAAATCGGATCAAAAATGAGCGAACAAGAGATTCGCGATGTGATTAAGAAGGGACAAGGTTCGATGCCTCCAAACGTCGTTGAAGGGGCAGAAGCCGATGCAGTGGCGAAATGGTTGGCAGAAAAGAAATAA
- the prfB gene encoding peptide chain release factor 2 (programmed frameshift), which translates to MELFEIRNELDKTAKKLADFRGSLDLENKEARIAALEDEMLHPGFWDDQQAAQVVINESNSLKEIVNGYNELVETQENLDVTHELVKEEADAELQAELEKELEEFSKKINDFELQLLLNEPHDKNNAILELHPGAGGTESQDWGSMLLRMYTRWGEKQGFKVETLDYLPGDEAGIKSVTLLFKGHNAYGYLKAEKGVHRLVRISPFDSSGRRHTSFVSCEVTPEFNEDIEIDIRTEDIKIDTYRASGAGGQHVNTTDSAVRITHLPTNVVVTCQSERSQIKNREQAMKMLKAKLYQKKLEEKEAELAEIRGEQKDIGWGSQIRSYVFHPYSMVKDHRTNEETGNVQAVMDGEITPFINAYLRSRL; encoded by the exons ATGGAATTGTTTGAAATACGCAACGAGTTAGATAAAACAGCTAAGAAACTAGCGGACTTTAGGGGGTCTCTT GACTTAGAAAATAAAGAGGCGCGAATTGCGGCACTGGAGGATGAAATGCTGCATCCCGGCTTTTGGGACGATCAGCAGGCAGCTCAGGTGGTCATTAACGAGTCTAACAGCTTAAAGGAAATCGTAAATGGCTATAATGAGCTGGTGGAAACGCAGGAAAATTTAGATGTGACGCACGAGCTGGTCAAGGAAGAAGCGGATGCGGAGCTGCAAGCGGAACTGGAGAAAGAGCTGGAAGAATTCTCAAAGAAAATCAATGATTTCGAATTGCAGCTGCTTTTAAATGAGCCGCATGATAAGAACAACGCGATTCTGGAGCTGCATCCCGGAGCGGGCGGAACGGAGTCTCAGGATTGGGGCTCCATGCTGCTGCGCATGTATACAAGATGGGGAGAGAAGCAGGGCTTCAAGGTGGAAACGCTGGATTATCTTCCGGGAGATGAAGCGGGAATCAAAAGCGTCACACTCTTATTTAAAGGGCATAATGCCTATGGCTATTTAAAGGCAGAAAAAGGCGTTCATCGCCTAGTGCGGATCTCTCCTTTTGATTCTTCAGGCCGCCGCCACACCTCTTTCGTATCCTGTGAAGTGACGCCGGAATTCAATGAGGATATTGAAATTGACATCCGGACAGAAGATATCAAAATCGATACGTACCGGGCAAGCGGAGCGGGCGGCCAGCACGTCAACACAACGGATTCCGCGGTCCGCATTACCCACTTGCCGACGAATGTGGTGGTCACTTGCCAGTCTGAACGGTCGCAAATTAAAAACCGCGAGCAGGCAATGAAAATGCTGAAAGCCAAGTTGTATCAGAAGAAATTAGAAGAGAAAGAAGCGGAGCTTGCGGAGATCCGCGGGGAGCAGAAAGATATCGGCTGGGGAAGCCAGATCCGTTCTTACGTGTTCCATCCGTACTCCATGGTGAAAGATCACCGGACCAATGAAGAAACTGGAAACGTCCAAGCGGTTATGGATGGGGAGATTACTCCATTCATCAATGCCTATTTGCGCTCCCGTCTTTAA
- the secA gene encoding preprotein translocase subunit SecA, with amino-acid sequence MGLLDKLFDANKREVKRLDKIALKIEELADATEKLSDDELRAKTEEFKERYAKGESLDDLLPEAFAVVREGSRRVLGLYPYRVQLMGGIALHEGNIAEMKTGEGKTLTATMPVYLNAIAGKGVHVITVNEYLASRDATEMGELYNFLGLSVGLNTNSLTKEEKKAAYAADITYGTNNEFGFDYLRDNMVLYKEHKVQRPLHYAVIDEVDSILIDEARTPLIISGQAQKSTQLYIQANSFVRTLKQEEDYTYDVKTKAVLLTEEGINKAEKAFGIENLFDLKHVTLNHHINQALKAHVTMQRDVDYVVQDEEVVIVDQFTGRLMKGRRYSDGLHQAIEAKEGVPIQNESMTMATITFQNYFRMYEKLSGMTGTAKTEEEEFRNIYNMRVIAIPTNRPIARDDRPDLIYATMKGKFHAVVEDIYQRHQRKQPVLVGTVAIETSELISSLLKKRGVPHNVLNAKNHGREAEIIREAGQPGAVTIATNMAGRGTDIKLGEGVKDLGGLAVIGTERHESRRIDNQLRGRSGRQGDPGVTQFYLSMEDELMRRFGSDNMKSMMTKLGMEDSEPIQSKMVSRAVESAQKRVEGNNFDARKRLLEYDDVLRQQREIIYKQRDEVLESENLREIIEGMIHTVISQVVGMHVNGAESEEQWNLQGIADYANANLLHEGQVSADDLRGKDADDLIAFLFDQVKERYDEREEQMGEEQTREFEKVVLLRAVDSKWINHIDAMDQLRQGIHLRAYGQNDPLREYQNEGFAMFENMVAAINEEAAKYVMKAEIRSNLERQEVAKGQAVNPKEEGKTKKKPVRKAPEVGRNDPCPCGSGKKYKNCCGAGK; translated from the coding sequence ATGGGTTTATTAGATAAATTATTTGATGCCAATAAACGCGAAGTGAAGCGTTTGGATAAGATAGCACTAAAAATTGAGGAGCTTGCGGACGCCACTGAAAAACTGTCCGATGATGAACTTCGCGCTAAAACGGAAGAATTTAAGGAGCGTTATGCGAAGGGAGAGTCTTTGGATGACTTATTGCCGGAGGCTTTTGCGGTTGTCCGGGAAGGCTCGCGCCGCGTGCTCGGCTTGTACCCTTACCGCGTACAGCTGATGGGGGGCATCGCTCTGCATGAAGGCAATATCGCCGAGATGAAAACAGGGGAAGGAAAAACGCTGACGGCGACAATGCCGGTGTACTTGAACGCGATTGCCGGCAAGGGAGTCCATGTCATCACTGTCAATGAATATCTGGCTTCCCGTGATGCGACAGAAATGGGCGAGCTGTATAATTTTCTCGGCCTCTCTGTCGGATTAAATACGAACAGTCTGACGAAGGAAGAGAAGAAGGCTGCCTACGCTGCAGATATCACTTATGGTACGAATAATGAATTTGGCTTTGACTATTTGCGGGACAATATGGTGCTTTACAAGGAGCATAAAGTGCAGCGTCCCCTTCATTATGCCGTCATCGATGAAGTCGACTCCATCTTAATTGATGAAGCGCGGACGCCGCTCATTATTTCCGGACAAGCTCAAAAGTCAACACAGCTGTACATTCAGGCTAACAGCTTCGTGCGAACGCTGAAGCAGGAAGAGGATTATACGTATGATGTGAAAACGAAAGCTGTTTTATTAACGGAAGAGGGCATTAATAAGGCGGAAAAAGCATTCGGTATTGAAAACCTGTTTGACTTGAAGCACGTCACATTGAATCATCACATTAATCAGGCGTTAAAGGCGCACGTGACCATGCAGCGCGACGTTGACTATGTCGTCCAAGATGAGGAGGTCGTGATCGTTGACCAATTTACCGGACGTCTGATGAAAGGCCGCCGGTATAGTGACGGTCTGCATCAAGCGATAGAAGCGAAGGAAGGCGTGCCGATCCAGAACGAAAGCATGACGATGGCGACGATCACCTTCCAGAACTATTTCCGCATGTATGAAAAGCTGTCAGGTATGACGGGAACGGCGAAAACGGAGGAAGAGGAATTCCGCAATATTTATAATATGAGAGTTATCGCTATTCCAACGAACCGGCCGATTGCCCGTGACGACCGCCCTGATTTGATTTATGCCACTATGAAAGGGAAATTCCATGCGGTTGTAGAGGATATTTACCAGCGCCATCAGCGAAAGCAGCCAGTCCTTGTCGGTACTGTAGCGATTGAAACGTCTGAGCTCATTTCCAGCTTGCTGAAGAAACGCGGTGTCCCGCACAATGTTCTGAACGCGAAGAATCATGGCCGTGAAGCGGAAATTATTAGAGAAGCCGGCCAGCCGGGCGCCGTAACAATCGCTACAAATATGGCCGGGCGCGGTACGGATATCAAGCTTGGCGAGGGAGTAAAGGACTTGGGCGGCTTAGCGGTCATCGGCACCGAGCGTCATGAATCGCGCCGGATTGATAATCAGCTGCGGGGACGTTCCGGACGTCAGGGCGACCCGGGGGTTACACAATTTTATCTGTCTATGGAAGATGAACTGATGCGCCGCTTCGGTTCGGATAATATGAAATCGATGATGACAAAGCTAGGCATGGAGGACAGCGAGCCGATTCAAAGCAAAATGGTCAGCCGGGCGGTGGAGTCAGCTCAAAAGCGGGTGGAAGGCAATAACTTTGATGCCCGCAAACGATTGCTTGAGTACGATGATGTGTTGCGTCAGCAGCGGGAAATCATTTACAAGCAGCGCGATGAAGTGCTGGAATCAGAGAATCTCCGTGAAATCATTGAAGGCATGATCCATACGGTGATCAGCCAGGTGGTTGGCATGCACGTGAACGGAGCCGAGTCAGAGGAGCAATGGAATCTTCAAGGCATAGCCGATTACGCGAACGCCAACCTGCTGCATGAGGGCCAAGTCTCAGCTGACGATTTGCGCGGAAAAGATGCAGATGATCTTATCGCCTTTCTCTTTGACCAGGTGAAAGAACGTTATGATGAAAGAGAAGAGCAGATGGGCGAAGAGCAAACACGCGAGTTTGAGAAGGTCGTGCTTCTGCGGGCCGTTGACTCCAAATGGATCAACCATATTGATGCGATGGATCAGCTGCGCCAGGGCATTCATTTGCGTGCATACGGGCAAAATGATCCGCTTCGCGAATATCAGAATGAAGGCTTTGCGATGTTTGAAAACATGGTCGCAGCCATCAATGAGGAAGCGGCCAAATATGTTATGAAAGCAGAAATCCGCAGTAACCTGGAGCGGCAGGAAGTAGCCAAGGGCCAAGCCGTTAATCCGAAAGAAGAAGGCAAGACTAAAAAGAAACCGGTCCGCAAAGCGCCGGAAGTGGGACGGAACGACCCGTGTCCATGCGGCAGCGGCAAAAAGTATAAAAATTGCTGCGGCGCAGGCAAGTAA
- a CDS encoding SEC-C metal-binding domain-containing protein, with the protein MSVGRNEPCPCGSGKKYKKCCGKVEGSAIHGVMLEELESLQRGLIDYAMEHYSHAMKKQFQTLLHKYEVIRKDPQVFLVAFEIWFILTQPVKNGRTVLEEYVARRLPSIKRERTRNIFKMWPQARFLAGQLGEVRGNVYEVQDILSGEMVAVRSRQRVPVDHAFIIGGVLPFEQEYTFFMIDFHFEKDKADQMASWLLSQCEQAQEKEAQAYVANHFLFVLDGLFAIYHQEQEESLDYSELTWEKESQEKTAHTLLQFLQEEAVEEMHQQSAVLLWHLYCQKENPTIRKPEIYVGALYSLMQAYQIAGTDLTNAALAKRLSISAQSLSKRAKEMENILKSKLLEQGEKAGKR; encoded by the coding sequence ATGTCAGTTGGACGGAATGAACCATGTCCATGCGGAAGCGGGAAAAAGTATAAAAAATGCTGCGGCAAAGTAGAAGGCTCAGCGATCCATGGGGTGATGCTGGAAGAGCTTGAAAGCTTGCAGCGCGGTCTCATCGATTATGCAATGGAGCACTACTCTCATGCGATGAAGAAGCAGTTCCAGACGCTCTTACATAAATACGAAGTGATTCGAAAAGATCCACAAGTATTTTTAGTCGCTTTTGAAATTTGGTTTATTTTGACGCAGCCTGTCAAGAACGGGCGAACGGTTTTGGAGGAGTATGTGGCGCGCCGCTTGCCGTCGATTAAGCGCGAGCGGACAAGAAATATTTTCAAAATGTGGCCGCAAGCAAGATTTTTGGCGGGCCAGTTAGGAGAAGTTCGAGGAAATGTGTATGAAGTGCAGGATATTCTTTCCGGTGAGATGGTCGCTGTCAGATCCCGTCAGCGGGTGCCGGTCGATCATGCCTTTATCATCGGGGGCGTGCTTCCATTTGAGCAAGAGTACACATTTTTTATGATCGACTTTCATTTTGAAAAAGACAAAGCGGATCAAATGGCATCATGGCTGCTGTCGCAATGTGAACAAGCGCAAGAAAAAGAGGCGCAGGCATATGTCGCGAATCATTTTCTGTTTGTTCTGGACGGGCTGTTCGCAATTTATCATCAAGAACAGGAAGAATCCCTTGATTACAGCGAACTCACGTGGGAAAAAGAATCCCAAGAGAAAACAGCTCATACGCTTCTTCAATTTTTGCAGGAGGAGGCCGTTGAGGAGATGCACCAGCAAAGTGCTGTGCTCTTGTGGCATCTGTACTGCCAGAAAGAAAATCCAACAATCCGCAAGCCGGAAATTTACGTAGGCGCCCTATACTCATTGATGCAAGCTTATCAAATTGCGGGAACGGATCTTACGAATGCTGCTTTAGCAAAACGATTAAGCATATCTGCCCAGAGTTTGTCAAAGCGGGCGAAAGAAATGGAGAATATCCTCAAAAGTAAGCTTCTTGAGCAAGGAGAAAAAGCAGGGAAGCGGTAA
- the hpf gene encoding ribosome hibernation-promoting factor, HPF/YfiA family → MMDYNIRGENIEVTPAIREYVEKKIGKLDRYFNETPNATVHVNLKVYPDKNTKVEVTIPMKDLVLRAEERNQDMYAGIDLIVDKLERQIRKHKTKVNRKFREKGELHEYFASASETAATAVEDEEELEIVRTKQFNLKPMDSEEAILQMNLLGHSFFIYTDAKTDGTNIVYKRKDGKYGLIETN, encoded by the coding sequence ATGATGGATTACAACATTCGTGGTGAAAACATTGAAGTAACTCCGGCGATTCGCGAATACGTCGAGAAAAAGATTGGAAAGCTAGACCGATATTTTAACGAAACACCTAATGCTACTGTCCACGTTAACTTGAAAGTTTATCCTGATAAAAATACAAAAGTTGAAGTTACAATCCCGATGAAGGACTTGGTGCTGCGTGCGGAGGAACGCAACCAGGATATGTACGCCGGCATCGACTTAATCGTCGATAAATTGGAGCGTCAAATCCGCAAGCACAAAACAAAAGTCAACCGCAAATTTCGCGAAAAAGGGGAGTTGCACGAATACTTTGCTTCAGCCAGTGAAACAGCCGCTACGGCCGTTGAAGACGAAGAAGAGTTAGAAATTGTCCGTACAAAACAATTTAACTTGAAACCGATGGACTCAGAAGAAGCCATCCTGCAAATGAATCTTTTAGGCCACAGCTTCTTCATTTACACAGATGCCAAAACAGACGGCACAAACATCGTCTACAAGCGCAAAGACGGCAAATACGGATTAATTGAAACCAACTAA
- the fliS gene encoding flagellar export chaperone FliS, which produces MNDQRRVHQLYRRVSVRTAPPEEQMINLLAEAVKEIQKGKRAIENQETPARNKSLLKAQDCVLQLISYVNDQSNKGERLIALYGYVNRLLIRANIEKNGDLLQEAEEFLLNLTEDWNEALRNRRKKYKGDLF; this is translated from the coding sequence ATGAATGATCAGCGCAGGGTTCATCAATTATATCGCCGAGTTAGTGTCCGGACTGCTCCACCCGAAGAACAGATGATTAACTTGCTGGCTGAAGCAGTCAAAGAAATCCAAAAAGGCAAGCGGGCTATTGAAAATCAAGAGACGCCTGCAAGGAATAAGAGCTTACTAAAGGCCCAGGATTGCGTGCTGCAGCTGATATCCTATGTCAATGATCAATCAAACAAAGGCGAGCGCCTCATTGCTTTATACGGTTATGTAAACCGGCTGTTGATCCGTGCAAATATAGAAAAAAACGGGGATCTTTTGCAGGAAGCGGAAGAATTTTTGCTGAATTTGACAGAGGATTGGAATGAAGCGCTGCGGAACCGTCGGAAGAAGTATAAAGGGGATTTGTTTTAA
- a CDS encoding flagellin — protein sequence MKLHNQTMIAFSVTRYQKNDRTMEKTIDKLSTGLAIRRASDNAAGLAVSETIRAQVRGLSQAQRNMQDGLSVLQAANEGLNNVNGLLQRGRELAVMSANETMTAEDRKASQAELDELLKAIDDTAQKLEFNTKKILGENAPLILMVGANPGQKLTVDLVDTSTSALNLTQASVLTSESAEQLIQTLDEAIIKTTGNLTKIGSYYEAIEHHMANTMVKETNLTSSLSKLVDTDMAKEMMNYISQDIRQNSDQLIVSRINQSAGDALKLFNS from the coding sequence ATGAAGCTTCATAACCAAACGATGATCGCTTTTTCCGTCACCCGCTACCAAAAAAATGACCGCACCATGGAAAAAACGATTGATAAACTGTCGACCGGCTTGGCTATTCGGCGAGCCAGCGACAATGCAGCGGGACTCGCTGTATCCGAAACAATCCGCGCCCAGGTTCGCGGACTTTCGCAGGCGCAGCGCAATATGCAGGACGGTTTATCGGTGTTGCAGGCAGCCAATGAAGGACTCAACAATGTCAATGGCTTGCTGCAAAGGGGGCGCGAGCTAGCGGTGATGAGCGCGAATGAAACGATGACGGCCGAGGATCGCAAAGCCAGTCAAGCGGAGCTTGATGAATTGCTGAAAGCGATTGATGACACCGCCCAAAAACTAGAATTTAACACAAAGAAAATTTTGGGAGAGAACGCTCCTCTCATATTGATGGTCGGCGCCAATCCCGGTCAGAAGCTTACCGTGGACTTAGTGGATACGAGCACTTCCGCCCTTAACTTGACACAGGCGTCTGTATTAACATCGGAGAGTGCGGAGCAATTAATTCAGACACTCGACGAAGCCATCATTAAAACAACAGGAAATCTGACAAAGATTGGATCTTATTATGAAGCTATCGAACATCATATGGCGAACACGATGGTAAAGGAAACCAACTTGACGTCTTCCTTATCCAAACTGGTCGATACGGATATGGCGAAAGAAATGATGAATTATATCAGTCAGGATATCCGCCAAAACAGCGATCAGCTCATCGTCTCGCGCATTAATCAGTCGGCAGGAGATGCGCTGAAATTATTCAATTCCTAA
- a CDS encoding flagellar protein FliT yields MSAVKDCFRVTDELYRIVQNPLEDRERMVSAIEELLDKRQALLAEIRPPFDEAERRLGQEMIRRNAVINASLSKIKEDIQKDLKGVSKKKGSMNKYTRPFASVRTDGVFYDKKN; encoded by the coding sequence ATGTCAGCGGTCAAAGATTGTTTTCGAGTAACGGATGAGCTGTACAGAATCGTTCAAAATCCTCTAGAAGACCGGGAGCGGATGGTCTCCGCTATTGAAGAGCTGCTTGATAAGCGGCAGGCGCTGCTGGCGGAGATCCGTCCGCCCTTTGATGAAGCGGAGCGGAGGCTCGGACAGGAAATGATTCGCCGCAATGCCGTCATTAACGCCAGCTTAAGCAAAATCAAAGAGGATATTCAAAAAGATTTAAAAGGCGTATCAAAGAAAAAAGGCTCCATGAATAAATACACTCGCCCATTTGCGTCCGTGCGTACGGATGGCGTGTTTTACGATAAGAAAAATTAG
- the fliS gene encoding flagellar export chaperone FliS, with protein MAMKNPYQTYSNNSVTTASPGELTLMLYNGCLKFIHQAKKAIHENNIAGKNTNIQKAQAIIQELMVTLNMEVDLSSNLMSLYDYLNRRLIEANVKNDAAILEEVEGFVTEFRDAWKEVIQKNRLIQHGSAGGKA; from the coding sequence TTGGCCATGAAAAATCCTTATCAAACGTATTCCAACAACTCCGTCACCACCGCTTCACCAGGTGAATTGACGCTGATGCTGTACAATGGCTGCCTGAAATTTATCCATCAGGCCAAAAAAGCGATCCATGAAAACAATATTGCAGGTAAGAATACGAATATCCAAAAAGCGCAGGCGATCATTCAGGAATTGATGGTGACGCTGAATATGGAGGTAGACCTATCGTCCAATTTGATGTCTTTGTATGATTATTTAAATCGCCGTCTAATTGAAGCCAATGTGAAAAACGACGCGGCGATTTTAGAAGAAGTGGAAGGCTTTGTGACGGAATTTCGCGATGCGTGGAAAGAGGTCATTCAAAAAAATCGTCTCATTCAGCATGGCAGCGCAGGTGGGAAGGCGTAA